A window of Fictibacillus halophilus contains these coding sequences:
- the smpB gene encoding SsrA-binding protein SmpB, which produces MPKGEGKVVAQNKKARHDYHVEETFEAGIVLQGTEIKSIRAGRANLKDSFARVQNGELFLHNMHISTYEQGNRYNHDPLRTRKLLLHRKEINKLLGATKEQGYSIVPLKMYLKNGFAKLLIGLAKGKKHYDKRDDLKKKDAKREIERAFRDRQKA; this is translated from the coding sequence ATGCCAAAAGGAGAAGGGAAAGTAGTCGCACAGAATAAGAAAGCGCGGCACGATTACCACGTCGAAGAAACATTTGAAGCAGGAATTGTCCTTCAGGGCACGGAGATCAAATCCATTCGCGCAGGCAGGGCAAATTTAAAAGATTCCTTTGCACGTGTGCAAAATGGCGAGTTGTTTCTACACAACATGCACATCAGCACATACGAGCAAGGAAACCGGTACAACCATGATCCACTTCGTACGCGCAAGCTGCTTTTACACCGCAAAGAGATCAACAAGCTATTAGGTGCAACCAAAGAACAAGGTTACTCTATCGTTCCTTTGAAAATGTATTTAAAGAATGGTTTTGCGAAGCTTTTGATTGGACTTGCAAAAGGGAAAAAGCATTACGACAAGCGTGACGATCTGAAGAAAAAGGATGCAAAGCGAGAGATCGAGCGTGCATTCCGAGATCGCCAAAAAGCTTAA
- a CDS encoding undecaprenyl-diphosphate phosphatase, translated as MDILLLLKALILGLVEGLTEFAPVSSTGHMILVDDMWLRSQDFLGKYPANTFKVVIQLGSILAVVVVFRQRFIDMLGFSRNKATNEITGSRLKLTQVIVGLLPAGVLGLLFEDYIDEYLFTTNTVLIGLAIGAFLMIFADRFAAKNQNPVIDTVDKITYKQAFSIGLIQCLSLWPGFSRSGATISGGVLLGLSHRAAADFTFIMAVPIMAGASGISLLKNLEYFSMDAMPFFVVGFISAFVFAMLSIRFFLNVIEKVKLTPFAIYRLVLVAVIFFVIM; from the coding sequence ATGGACATCCTATTGTTATTAAAAGCCCTAATTTTAGGGTTAGTAGAAGGTTTGACGGAGTTTGCTCCTGTATCATCAACGGGACATATGATTCTTGTAGATGACATGTGGTTAAGATCACAAGACTTTTTAGGTAAGTATCCAGCCAATACATTTAAAGTTGTCATACAGCTTGGTTCAATTTTAGCTGTAGTCGTTGTTTTCAGACAGCGATTTATCGACATGCTTGGATTTAGCAGAAACAAAGCAACAAATGAAATCACGGGGAGCCGTTTAAAATTAACACAAGTCATCGTAGGGCTCTTGCCGGCAGGTGTTCTTGGATTGTTGTTCGAAGATTATATCGACGAGTACCTTTTCACGACGAATACAGTGCTTATTGGACTCGCGATTGGTGCGTTTCTCATGATTTTTGCCGATCGATTTGCTGCTAAAAATCAAAACCCTGTCATTGATACAGTAGATAAGATTACGTACAAGCAAGCATTCTCGATCGGATTGATTCAGTGTTTATCCCTGTGGCCAGGATTTTCACGTTCTGGTGCTACGATTTCAGGTGGTGTCCTTCTAGGGCTTAGTCACCGTGCTGCAGCTGACTTTACATTCATTATGGCTGTTCCGATCATGGCAGGTGCGAGTGGAATCTCCCTGTTAAAGAACTTAGAATATTTTAGTATGGACGCTATGCCATTCTTTGTGGTTGGATTCATCAGTGCATTTGTATTCGCCATGTTATCCATCCGTTTCTTCTTAAACGTTATTGAAAAAGTTAAGCTAACGCCATTTGCGATTTATCGTTTAGTGCTAGTAGCTGTTATCTTTTTTGTTATCATGTAA
- a CDS encoding M42 family metallopeptidase — protein sequence MDLLKELTETNGAPGFEKAIREIMKREISKTGATLMNDHIGSVFGEKHGSTNDGPKILLAGHMDEVGFMVSEITEQGYLRFVPLGGWWSQVLLAQRVHVQTKSKTFTGVVGSKAPHILTADERNRVYPMKEMFIDIGAKDKDQVKEWGIRVGDPILPICPFELMPDGDTILAKALDNRAGCYTALQVLQQLQNINHPNTVYCGATVQEEVGLRGAITAPAIMEPDVAIALDVGVAEDGPGGNPNKAKLGKGPLITFLDSSMIPHTGFRDLIIEVAEKHNIPYQVDVMLGGGTDAGKFHLFKKGIPSLVVGVAARYIHSHTSMVSKSDLENSAKLLVELVKVLDKEKLHSLLKY from the coding sequence ATGGACTTATTAAAAGAGTTAACAGAAACAAATGGTGCTCCTGGTTTTGAAAAAGCAATTCGAGAGATCATGAAGCGTGAGATCAGTAAAACGGGTGCTACGCTCATGAACGACCATATCGGGAGTGTATTCGGTGAAAAACACGGATCTACAAATGACGGTCCTAAAATACTTCTTGCAGGTCACATGGACGAAGTCGGTTTCATGGTCAGTGAGATTACAGAACAAGGTTATTTGCGCTTCGTTCCATTAGGAGGCTGGTGGTCACAAGTTCTACTCGCGCAACGTGTCCATGTTCAGACGAAAAGTAAAACGTTCACAGGCGTCGTTGGATCAAAAGCACCTCATATCTTAACAGCCGATGAACGAAACCGTGTTTATCCGATGAAAGAGATGTTTATAGATATTGGTGCAAAAGATAAAGACCAAGTGAAGGAGTGGGGGATTAGAGTAGGAGATCCGATTCTACCGATATGCCCATTTGAACTGATGCCTGACGGTGATACGATTCTTGCCAAGGCACTCGACAATCGAGCAGGCTGTTACACGGCATTACAAGTACTGCAACAGTTACAAAATATCAATCATCCAAACACCGTCTATTGTGGTGCGACCGTTCAAGAAGAAGTAGGGCTTAGGGGAGCGATTACGGCACCTGCGATTATGGAGCCAGACGTGGCGATTGCACTCGATGTAGGAGTTGCAGAAGATGGTCCTGGTGGGAACCCAAACAAAGCGAAGCTCGGAAAAGGGCCGCTCATCACGTTCCTCGATTCGTCCATGATTCCACATACAGGTTTTCGCGACTTAATCATCGAGGTTGCAGAGAAACATAACATACCGTACCAAGTAGACGTTATGCTTGGCGGAGGAACGGATGCTGGTAAGTTCCATCTCTTCAAAAAAGGAATCCCAAGTCTGGTAGTGGGAGTTGCAGCCCGATACATTCATAGTCATACTTCCATGGTCAGTAAGAGCGACTTAGAAAATAGCGCAAAGCTTCTAGTAGAGCTGGTGAAGGTTCTAGATAAAGAAAAACTTCATTCGCTTTTAAAGTATTAA
- a CDS encoding LVIVD repeat-containing protein, with translation MNKFASKILLSTLALSLAGGGIALACENGQKSYIEAGESTFGGIPKVEGSKNFEHLKEVAAVPLKDIKGKPATTADVYAYKGYAYLGTHRGQMTNEGVRIFDMKDPANPKEVAVLANDIPGTWQEKVIVQSVSTPSFKGDLAAVSVQRVDKERYGYEGETSENGGVVLYDVTNPKEPKKLGFWKTPSNLPTGTHEHWLTEQNNKVLLLATNYQAHRYKDKGVDVHDFSIVDVTNPRKPEELSNWDPTEVGGSFNGDYQYEDETGAQRTAFLHSVITDETGKYAYLSYWDLGTIILNIEDPANPKFVGRTKFERDVQGAAHSAALAHGGNILIETREIFNPDPHDPGFERGWGYVRVYDIKDKSNPVLLSTFRTLNSMVQIKAGERKPGTYTVHDPKVRGNTLYLSHYSDGIRMVDLTDPANPVEVGSYVSDKANVWGVFVDRNYILASDMGQGLKVLQKKADPNVNKMNLQSFLIK, from the coding sequence ATGAACAAATTTGCATCAAAAATTTTATTAAGTACACTTGCACTTTCTTTAGCAGGTGGAGGAATTGCTTTAGCTTGCGAAAACGGACAAAAAAGCTACATTGAAGCTGGAGAATCTACGTTTGGTGGAATTCCAAAAGTAGAAGGATCTAAAAACTTTGAACATCTTAAAGAAGTGGCTGCTGTACCCCTAAAAGACATAAAAGGAAAACCTGCTACAACCGCAGATGTATATGCGTACAAAGGGTATGCATATCTTGGTACACACCGTGGTCAGATGACAAATGAGGGAGTAAGGATTTTTGATATGAAAGATCCTGCCAATCCTAAAGAAGTTGCTGTTCTTGCGAATGATATACCTGGAACATGGCAGGAAAAGGTAATCGTTCAATCAGTAAGTACTCCGTCATTTAAAGGAGACTTAGCGGCTGTGAGTGTTCAGCGCGTTGATAAAGAGCGATATGGCTATGAAGGAGAAACATCTGAAAATGGTGGTGTGGTGTTATACGATGTTACCAACCCTAAAGAGCCAAAAAAGCTAGGGTTTTGGAAAACACCTTCTAATCTTCCTACCGGGACGCATGAACATTGGCTGACAGAACAGAACAACAAAGTCTTACTTTTAGCTACTAATTATCAAGCTCATCGCTATAAGGACAAAGGGGTCGATGTTCATGACTTTTCAATCGTAGATGTAACAAACCCTAGAAAACCGGAGGAACTCTCAAACTGGGATCCAACTGAAGTTGGCGGTAGTTTTAATGGTGATTATCAATATGAAGACGAGACAGGCGCACAGCGCACGGCATTTTTACATAGTGTCATCACGGATGAAACAGGTAAATATGCATACCTCTCCTATTGGGATCTTGGAACAATCATTTTAAATATTGAAGATCCTGCAAATCCAAAGTTTGTTGGAAGGACAAAATTTGAACGTGATGTTCAAGGAGCAGCGCATTCGGCGGCGTTAGCTCATGGTGGAAACATTTTGATTGAAACGCGAGAAATTTTTAATCCTGATCCTCATGACCCAGGATTTGAAAGAGGCTGGGGATATGTTCGTGTATACGACATAAAAGATAAAAGTAATCCTGTTTTATTAAGTACGTTTAGAACGTTAAACTCGATGGTGCAGATTAAAGCAGGAGAGCGCAAGCCAGGAACATATACGGTGCATGATCCAAAAGTAAGAGGAAATACGCTCTACCTTTCTCATTATTCTGATGGCATCCGTATGGTTGACCTTACGGATCCAGCAAATCCGGTGGAAGTAGGATCATATGTATCTGACAAAGCAAACGTATGGGGTGTTTTCGTAGATCGAAACTATATATTAGCTTCTGATATGGGGCAAGGATTAAAAGTTTTACAGAAAAAAGCGGATCCAAATGTGAACAAGATGAACTTACAATCCTTTCTTATTAAATAA
- a CDS encoding nuclease-related domain-containing protein, with the protein MIIKKRTKPIKLYKFEALFRRLDLEHPKRQIASETYAKSLAGYRGERSLDFPLSFLPEQKYHILHDLRLYDGSHYFQIDCLLLSSNLIIIIEVKNITGTLIFDSIFNQLIRINDNKDETAFSSPVVQVNRQVEQLQKWLKLQKFPSIPIEPLVIIGNDKSVIKSTEKEKSQNLSQFVLPYYVLPEKIKELEERHTTHLLTDECHCTLSNQLLLKDTPLEFNILQRFYIPESDLIKGLQCTNCKLFSMHRTYGTWVCNRCMATSKNAHLQGLRDYYLLINNTISNRQMNDFLHINSPHITKHLLNSLRFKTIGTNKGRKYVLNFDFE; encoded by the coding sequence TTGATCATCAAAAAACGAACAAAGCCAATTAAATTATACAAGTTTGAGGCACTATTTAGACGACTTGATCTTGAACATCCAAAAAGACAAATTGCTTCTGAAACATATGCAAAAAGTTTGGCTGGATATCGTGGTGAGCGTTCATTAGATTTTCCACTAAGTTTTTTACCCGAACAAAAATACCATATCCTTCATGACCTTCGTCTTTATGATGGTTCACATTACTTCCAGATTGATTGCCTTCTGTTATCCTCAAATCTCATAATTATCATCGAAGTGAAAAACATAACTGGAACACTTATTTTTGACTCTATTTTCAATCAGTTAATAAGGATCAATGACAATAAGGATGAAACAGCATTCAGCAGCCCAGTTGTCCAAGTAAATAGACAAGTGGAGCAACTTCAAAAGTGGCTTAAGCTTCAAAAGTTCCCCTCGATTCCTATTGAGCCGCTTGTAATCATCGGAAATGATAAATCTGTAATCAAGTCTACTGAAAAAGAAAAATCTCAAAACCTCTCGCAGTTCGTATTACCCTACTATGTTTTGCCTGAAAAAATAAAAGAACTTGAGGAAAGACACACAACTCATCTCCTTACTGATGAATGTCATTGTACCCTCTCTAACCAACTTCTGTTAAAGGACACTCCACTCGAATTCAATATCCTTCAACGTTTTTACATCCCGGAAAGTGATTTAATAAAAGGATTACAGTGTACAAACTGTAAATTGTTTAGTATGCACAGAACATATGGTACATGGGTATGTAATAGATGTATGGCAACTTCTAAAAATGCTCATCTACAAGGCTTACGTGATTATTATCTTTTGATTAATAACACGATCAGTAATCGGCAAATGAATGATTTCCTCCATATCAACTCACCACATATCACGAAACACCTTTTAAACTCACTACGTTTTAAAACGATTGGAACCAATAAAGGTAGAAAATACGTCTTGAACTTCGATTTTGAATAA
- a CDS encoding LLM class flavin-dependent oxidoreductase, whose product MKLSILDQSPISSGKSAQEALQASMELAREGEKLGYKRYWIAEHHNFSGLSCSAPEVMLSYIGANTKKIRLGAGAVLLPHYKPYRVAETYNMLATLFPGRIDLGIGRAPGGSAEASIALSENFLENVRKVPQSIKQLLHFLRNDFPKDDMFSKIQAAPVPEISPVPWILGTSQKSADLAAEFGIAYAFGHFMSDKPGSEIVRSYQKVFQPNSSLKTAKTIVAVSVICAETTERAEELALPGILWRKQNASGEGRGVPTIEEAHQCFSIEEREQFIHEAKRKMIIGNPQEVKRELYRLQEMYQADEMMIVTITHSYDDRLKSYELVGEHVRSI is encoded by the coding sequence ATGAAATTAAGCATACTCGATCAATCCCCAATCTCATCCGGTAAGAGTGCGCAAGAAGCTCTTCAAGCTTCAATGGAACTTGCACGAGAGGGAGAAAAGCTAGGCTATAAACGCTATTGGATCGCGGAACACCATAACTTTAGCGGCTTATCTTGCTCAGCACCAGAAGTGATGCTGAGCTATATTGGGGCAAACACAAAAAAGATTCGACTCGGCGCAGGAGCTGTGCTTTTACCGCATTATAAACCTTACAGAGTTGCGGAAACCTATAACATGCTCGCTACACTTTTTCCTGGAAGGATCGATCTTGGTATCGGTCGTGCTCCTGGAGGGTCGGCAGAGGCGTCGATCGCTCTTTCGGAAAATTTTTTGGAGAATGTTCGAAAAGTTCCCCAATCGATCAAACAACTGCTGCACTTTCTGCGTAACGACTTTCCAAAAGACGATATGTTTTCTAAGATTCAGGCCGCTCCAGTCCCCGAGATTTCGCCCGTTCCATGGATTCTTGGAACAAGCCAAAAAAGTGCTGATTTAGCTGCAGAATTTGGAATAGCTTATGCGTTCGGTCATTTTATGAGTGATAAACCAGGATCCGAAATTGTAAGATCGTATCAAAAAGTCTTTCAACCGAACTCATCATTAAAAACAGCAAAAACGATTGTTGCTGTGTCTGTGATCTGTGCAGAAACAACAGAACGTGCTGAGGAACTTGCATTACCAGGAATTTTATGGAGAAAACAGAATGCTTCTGGCGAAGGACGTGGCGTTCCAACTATTGAAGAAGCTCACCAGTGTTTTTCAATCGAAGAACGGGAACAATTCATACATGAAGCAAAAAGAAAAATGATTATCGGCAACCCACAAGAGGTAAAGAGAGAACTATATAGGCTTCAAGAAATGTATCAAGCAGATGAAATGATGATTGTGACGATTACTCACTCTTATGATGACCGATTGAAGTCATACGAGTTAGTAGGTGAACACGTACGTTCTATATGA
- a CDS encoding CsbD family protein yields MKNDTMEGKWKQLKGEAKKQWGNLTDDDYDQAQGDREKMIGKIQERHGRKREEAEREYDDWYSRMEQY; encoded by the coding sequence ATGAAAAACGATACAATGGAAGGCAAATGGAAACAGTTAAAAGGTGAAGCGAAGAAACAATGGGGCAACCTCACAGATGATGATTACGATCAAGCACAGGGTGACCGTGAGAAAATGATCGGAAAGATTCAGGAAAGACACGGAAGAAAACGAGAAGAAGCTGAGCGTGAATACGACGATTGGTATAGCAGAATGGAGCAATATTAA
- a CDS encoding EAL and HDOD domain-containing protein encodes MDIFIGRQPILDKDENVVAYELLYRNSENNRYDGLDHDSATIDVMVNSFAGIGIKEVGERKKCFINFTENLLLNRIPTYISPQYIVVEILEDVRLTDEVLEVCKELKNKGYIIALDDVSVNRNLDRVLPYIDIIKVDYLLMDVQEMKIMIETYREQITFLAEKIETREQFEQAKELGFEYFQGYFFSRPVVLQGKDIAPIPTNYLLLLEKLNGSEPDIHEISSLIQRDLSLSYKLLKVMNSGTYFFKSKITTIKQAVVLVGLYEIKKLVMILMMSSLNRVDTQLEIVKMSLTRAFFFERIAKSVGVSKNHLYMFGMFSLIDTLLSKNMRDVIADLPITNELAEALLGNIDSYNLALKIIQGLERGSWLEIQSICRSLNLSEAELYTHYRASTLSADQFVKADTEIKV; translated from the coding sequence ATGGATATTTTTATTGGCAGACAACCGATCTTAGACAAAGATGAGAACGTTGTCGCTTATGAACTTTTATATAGAAACAGTGAGAACAATAGATATGATGGATTGGACCATGATAGTGCTACAATCGATGTTATGGTGAACAGCTTTGCTGGAATCGGGATCAAAGAAGTTGGAGAACGCAAGAAATGTTTTATAAACTTTACGGAAAATCTGTTATTAAATCGGATTCCTACGTATATTTCTCCTCAATATATCGTCGTTGAAATCTTAGAGGATGTTCGTTTAACGGACGAAGTGCTTGAGGTCTGTAAAGAGTTAAAGAATAAAGGTTATATTATTGCGCTTGATGATGTTTCGGTAAACCGCAACTTAGATAGAGTACTGCCTTATATCGATATCATTAAAGTGGACTACTTATTAATGGACGTCCAAGAGATGAAGATCATGATTGAAACGTACCGCGAGCAGATTACATTTCTAGCAGAAAAGATAGAAACACGTGAGCAGTTTGAACAAGCAAAAGAGCTAGGATTTGAATACTTTCAAGGCTACTTCTTCAGCAGACCAGTCGTATTGCAGGGAAAAGATATCGCTCCTATTCCGACAAACTATCTTCTGCTATTAGAAAAACTGAATGGTTCAGAGCCAGACATTCATGAGATCAGCAGCTTAATTCAACGAGATCTCTCGCTTTCTTATAAGCTTTTGAAAGTGATGAATTCTGGTACCTACTTCTTTAAAAGTAAGATTACAACGATAAAACAAGCTGTCGTCCTAGTAGGACTGTATGAAATCAAAAAGCTCGTCATGATTTTGATGATGTCGAGTTTGAACAGAGTTGATACTCAACTGGAAATTGTAAAGATGAGTCTTACTCGTGCCTTTTTCTTTGAACGCATCGCGAAATCAGTAGGTGTGTCAAAAAATCATCTCTACATGTTTGGCATGTTCTCTCTTATCGACACGCTGCTGAGTAAAAACATGAGAGACGTGATTGCTGACCTTCCGATAACGAATGAGCTGGCTGAAGCTCTTTTAGGAAACATAGATTCCTATAATCTCGCATTAAAAATCATACAAGGTTTGGAGAGAGGTTCATGGCTGGAAATCCAGTCGATATGCCGCTCGCTCAATTTGTCAGAAGCGGAACTCTATACGCATTACCGAGCAAGTACTTTATCTGCTGATCAGTTTGTAAAGGCGGATACAGAAATAAAAGTCTAG
- the rnr gene encoding ribonuclease R has translation MKESEKPMTVTEIEEALQLPDAEAFKKLVLTLNELEDEGSVVRTRTNRYGLPEKMSLIKGRVQGHAKGFAFLIPEESEQKDVYISQSDMNGAMSGDTVLVRLNQTSSGSRPEGTIIRILERGVTEVVGTFQESRKFGFVVADDKRIPNDIFIPADGVNGAVEGHKVLVKITKYPEGRNSAEGEIIHIIGHKNDPGVDIISVIFKHGLPREFPVEALEQAHNTPDEIDPKDIEGRRDLRNETIVTIDGADAKDLDDAVHVIKLPNGHYKLGVHIADVTHYVTEDSPIDKEAQERGTSVYLVDRVIPMIPHRLSNGICSLNPKVDRLTISCEMEINHDGEVIKHEIFPSVIKTTERMTYTDVRKILQDEDEAVNKKYESLIPFFKLMGELAEILRKKRFARGAIDFDFSEAKVLVDENSDPQDVVLRERSVAEKLIEEFMLCANETVAQHFHELELPFMYRIHEDPDEGKLERFLEFIGMFGYALKGTASDIHPRSLQQLLETVKGEPEEMVISKIMLRSMKQAKYDHMSLGHYGLATEFYTHFTSPIRRYPDLIVHRLIRTYLFKKDTGPKTVSHWKAELPGIAKHSSAMERRAVDAERETDELKKSQFMLDKIGEEFDGVISSVTNFGLFVELPNTIEGLVHVSYLTDDYYRFNEKFMAMIGERTGNVFRIGDEISIRVANVNVDERAIDFEIVGMKGTPRKRFKDRQKVIDIGDTPKRGRGRRSKNRTSESERSSGPQDSKKGKKKPFYKPVAKKKGKKKKK, from the coding sequence ATGAAAGAATCGGAAAAACCGATGACAGTGACAGAGATTGAAGAAGCTCTTCAACTTCCTGACGCTGAAGCTTTCAAGAAACTGGTTTTAACACTTAACGAGCTAGAAGATGAAGGTTCAGTCGTTCGAACACGTACGAACCGTTATGGATTGCCAGAAAAGATGAGCCTGATTAAAGGCCGCGTTCAAGGGCATGCGAAAGGCTTTGCGTTCCTTATCCCGGAAGAGTCTGAACAAAAAGATGTGTACATCTCACAATCTGATATGAATGGTGCGATGAGCGGAGACACGGTTCTTGTGCGCCTCAACCAAACATCGTCAGGATCACGTCCAGAAGGTACGATCATTCGTATTTTAGAACGAGGCGTTACAGAGGTCGTCGGAACGTTCCAGGAAAGCCGTAAATTCGGTTTTGTTGTGGCTGATGATAAACGGATCCCGAATGATATCTTTATTCCTGCAGACGGCGTTAACGGCGCTGTAGAAGGACATAAGGTACTAGTGAAGATCACAAAATATCCTGAGGGTAGAAACAGTGCTGAAGGAGAGATCATTCACATCATCGGGCATAAGAACGATCCAGGTGTAGATATTATCTCTGTTATCTTCAAACATGGACTGCCAAGAGAGTTTCCTGTTGAAGCACTTGAGCAAGCTCATAATACGCCAGATGAGATCGACCCGAAAGATATTGAAGGACGTCGTGATCTTCGTAACGAAACCATTGTAACGATTGATGGAGCGGACGCGAAAGACTTGGATGATGCGGTTCATGTTATCAAGCTGCCGAATGGCCATTATAAGCTTGGCGTACATATCGCAGATGTGACGCACTATGTAACTGAAGATTCTCCAATCGATAAAGAAGCGCAAGAGCGTGGTACGAGTGTGTACTTAGTCGATCGTGTAATCCCAATGATTCCACATCGTCTATCAAACGGGATCTGTTCCTTAAATCCGAAAGTAGACCGCTTGACGATCTCTTGTGAGATGGAGATCAACCATGATGGAGAAGTCATTAAACATGAAATCTTCCCGAGTGTAATCAAAACAACAGAGCGCATGACGTATACAGATGTTCGTAAAATCTTACAGGATGAAGACGAAGCGGTTAACAAGAAATACGAGTCACTCATCCCTTTCTTTAAGTTAATGGGAGAGCTTGCCGAAATTCTTCGCAAAAAACGTTTTGCACGCGGGGCGATTGACTTCGATTTCTCTGAAGCAAAAGTACTCGTAGACGAAAACAGCGACCCACAAGATGTTGTTCTACGTGAACGTTCTGTTGCAGAAAAATTGATCGAAGAATTTATGCTATGTGCCAACGAAACCGTTGCACAGCATTTCCATGAACTCGAACTTCCTTTCATGTACCGAATTCATGAAGACCCTGATGAGGGCAAATTAGAACGTTTCTTAGAGTTCATCGGTATGTTTGGTTATGCGTTAAAAGGGACTGCAAGCGATATTCACCCGCGCAGCCTGCAACAGCTTTTGGAGACCGTAAAAGGTGAGCCAGAGGAAATGGTGATCAGTAAAATCATGCTTCGTTCGATGAAACAAGCGAAGTACGATCATATGTCACTGGGTCACTACGGACTAGCGACGGAATTCTATACTCATTTCACGTCACCGATTCGTCGTTATCCAGACTTAATCGTACATCGCCTCATCCGTACGTATCTGTTTAAAAAAGACACAGGACCAAAAACAGTCAGTCATTGGAAAGCAGAACTTCCTGGGATCGCTAAGCATTCATCAGCAATGGAACGCCGTGCTGTTGATGCGGAACGTGAAACAGATGAGCTTAAAAAATCACAGTTCATGCTTGATAAGATAGGCGAAGAGTTTGACGGCGTGATCAGCTCTGTAACGAACTTTGGATTGTTCGTTGAACTTCCAAACACGATTGAAGGACTCGTACACGTTAGCTACCTAACAGACGACTACTACCGATTCAATGAGAAGTTTATGGCGATGATCGGTGAGCGAACAGGTAACGTTTTCCGAATCGGTGATGAGATTTCCATTCGAGTTGCGAACGTAAATGTAGATGAGCGCGCGATCGATTTTGAAATCGTCGGAATGAAAGGAACACCTCGTAAACGCTTTAAAGATCGCCAAAAAGTCATCGATATTGGAGATACACCAAAACGCGGACGAGGAAGAAGAAGCAAGAACCGCACAAGTGAATCAGAGCGTTCCAGCGGACCTCAAGATTCAAAGAAAGGGAAGAAGAAGCCTTTCTATAAACCAGTAGCTAAGAAAAAAGGCAAGAAAAAGAAGAAATAA
- a CDS encoding general stress protein, whose protein sequence is MDTHGKVVGVFRTEDDAIDAIKELRDQGYSDNEISVIAKDKKEVKHIHEETGSKAPEGAATGMATGGILGGLGGLLLGAGALAIPGIGPIVAAGPIAAALGGAAVGAGAGGIVGALVGLGIPENEAKEYEQSVEAGDILVLVDANEVSRHRQANDTFRTYRSTNAHRYEDSYSNK, encoded by the coding sequence ATGGATACTCATGGTAAAGTGGTTGGCGTTTTCCGTACAGAAGATGATGCGATTGATGCAATTAAAGAGCTGAGAGATCAAGGTTATAGTGACAACGAAATTTCAGTGATCGCAAAAGACAAAAAAGAAGTAAAACACATTCATGAAGAAACTGGCTCAAAAGCTCCTGAAGGGGCTGCCACGGGAATGGCCACAGGTGGCATTCTTGGTGGACTTGGTGGTCTATTACTAGGTGCGGGCGCACTCGCTATTCCAGGAATCGGCCCGATCGTAGCAGCAGGTCCTATTGCAGCAGCCCTGGGCGGTGCAGCAGTTGGTGCGGGTGCAGGAGGAATTGTTGGTGCTCTTGTAGGATTAGGCATACCTGAAAATGAAGCGAAAGAATACGAACAATCTGTTGAAGCTGGGGACATTCTCGTTCTTGTTGATGCGAACGAAGTAAGCCGACATAGACAAGCTAATGATACATTCCGTACGTACCGTTCCACAAACGCACATCGTTATGAAGATTCATATTCCAACAAATAG